One genomic segment of Acidobacteriota bacterium includes these proteins:
- the pyrR gene encoding bifunctional pyr operon transcriptional regulator/uracil phosphoribosyltransferase PyrR, translating to MAGSQPVRLMDAEQIDRALVRLAHEILERNRDGDFANVSLVGIRTRGVPLANRLATHMESISGERPETGMLDINLYRDDLSRIADHPVLKKTEIPFELDRSCVVLVDDVLYTGRTIRAALDGLMDLGRPDVIQLAVLVDRGHRELPVRADFVGKNVPTTRDQNVDVRLSESDDEEGVFLVEMPAGGEEQA from the coding sequence ATGGCGGGAAGCCAACCGGTCCGTCTCATGGACGCGGAACAGATCGATCGTGCCCTCGTTCGTCTGGCCCACGAAATTCTCGAACGCAATCGCGACGGCGACTTCGCGAACGTATCCCTCGTCGGCATCCGCACCCGCGGGGTGCCGCTGGCCAACCGACTCGCCACCCACATGGAGTCGATCAGCGGCGAGCGACCCGAGACGGGGATGCTCGATATCAATCTTTACCGGGACGATCTTTCGCGAATCGCGGATCACCCGGTTCTGAAGAAAACCGAGATCCCATTCGAGCTGGATCGGTCCTGTGTGGTGCTGGTCGACGACGTCCTCTACACCGGGCGCACGATCCGCGCAGCTCTCGACGGTCTCATGGATCTCGGTCGGCCGGATGTGATCCAGCTCGCCGTCCTGGTCGATCGCGGCCATCGCGAGCTGCCGGTGCGGGCCGACTTTGTCGGAAAGAACGTCCCGACGACCCGTGATCAGAACGTGGACGTGCGGCTATCCGAGTCCGATGACGAGGAGGGGGTCTTCCTTGTAGAGATGCCCGCCGGCGGGGAGGAGCAGGCGTGA
- a CDS encoding dihydroorotate dehydrogenase electron transfer subunit yields MPLDFLTKVCRNEDLGQGNFLLSFDAPSFADSMAPAEFFMIGIPGAETLLRRPFSVCGLPGTFDDSHPDRYTILVKAMGKGTRLLSELGPGAELTVLGPLGQGYSLPTDDRPSLIVAGGIGSAPFPALIDLLERNGHSRPHMIYGARSSGDLPLADWFADRCRSLSITTDDGSQGEEGRVTAPLLRMLKEHPGGLRIYACGPDPMLKAVAAIAIEAGVECQLALEAHMACGFGVCLGCVVPVIGEDGQPRYERVCVEGPVMTADRMAW; encoded by the coding sequence ATGCCACTCGACTTTCTCACCAAGGTTTGCCGGAACGAAGATCTAGGGCAGGGAAATTTCCTGCTCAGCTTCGACGCGCCGTCATTCGCCGACTCGATGGCGCCGGCCGAGTTCTTCATGATCGGAATTCCCGGTGCCGAGACGCTGCTGCGACGCCCGTTCAGTGTGTGTGGCTTGCCGGGGACTTTCGACGACAGCCATCCCGACCGCTACACGATCCTCGTGAAGGCGATGGGAAAGGGAACCCGGCTGCTCTCCGAGTTGGGGCCGGGAGCCGAGCTGACCGTGCTGGGACCGCTCGGACAGGGCTACTCGCTTCCCACCGACGACCGTCCGTCGCTGATCGTCGCCGGAGGCATCGGTTCCGCACCGTTTCCCGCGCTGATCGATCTTCTGGAGCGCAACGGACACTCCCGCCCACACATGATCTACGGCGCACGCTCCAGCGGCGACCTGCCGTTGGCCGATTGGTTCGCGGATCGATGTCGGTCGTTGTCGATAACGACAGACGACGGCAGCCAGGGTGAAGAGGGGCGGGTCACCGCTCCCCTCCTGCGAATGTTGAAAGAACATCCGGGGGGTCTGCGAATCTACGCCTGTGGTCCCGACCCGATGCTGAAGGCCGTCGCGGCCATCGCTATCGAGGCGGGGGTCGAGTGCCAACTTGCCCTCGAAGCCCACATGGCCTGCGGGTTCGGTGTCTGTCTGGGGTGCGTCGTTCCCGTCATCGGCGAGGACGGCCAACCGCGATACGAGCGCGTCTGCGTCGAGGGGCCGGTCATGACGGCGGATCGGATGGCCTGGTGA
- a CDS encoding dihydroorotate dehydrogenase, giving the protein MVKPDMTIELGPLRLKNPILTASGTFGYGLEFLPYFDLSRLGGLCTKGLSPRPRLGNPPARIVETPSGMLNTIGLQNIGVDTFLSDRLPKLREYDLEIIANVFGETEAEYIEVCRKLSKAEGVAAIELNVSCPNVEEGGMIFGNDPAALQQVTRACREACDLPLIVKLSPNVTDIRVTAEAAVAGGADILSLINTYVGMAIDIERRKPVLTKISGGLSGPAIRPLAVWLTWQVAQTVDVPIIGMGGITDERDAMEFFLAGASAVQVGTSNFVHPDAAVRVVDGLERFLADRNIPSVQSIVGRLEVPR; this is encoded by the coding sequence CTGGTGAAACCCGACATGACCATCGAGCTGGGTCCACTCCGGCTAAAGAACCCGATCCTCACAGCATCCGGCACGTTCGGGTATGGGCTGGAGTTCCTACCCTACTTCGATCTCTCGCGACTGGGCGGGCTGTGTACCAAGGGACTCTCTCCGCGACCCCGACTCGGAAATCCTCCCGCGCGAATCGTCGAGACCCCTTCGGGGATGCTCAATACGATCGGCCTTCAAAATATCGGTGTCGATACGTTTCTCTCCGATCGACTTCCCAAGCTCCGCGAGTATGACCTGGAGATCATCGCCAACGTCTTCGGCGAAACCGAAGCGGAGTACATCGAGGTCTGTCGCAAGCTGAGTAAGGCTGAGGGCGTCGCGGCCATCGAGTTGAACGTCTCCTGCCCCAACGTCGAAGAGGGCGGGATGATCTTCGGCAACGATCCGGCGGCTCTGCAACAGGTGACCCGTGCCTGTCGCGAGGCGTGCGATCTGCCGTTGATCGTCAAATTGTCCCCCAACGTCACCGACATCCGCGTCACGGCCGAGGCCGCCGTGGCCGGTGGCGCCGACATCCTCTCTCTGATCAATACCTATGTCGGCATGGCCATCGATATCGAACGACGAAAACCCGTTCTGACCAAGATCTCCGGCGGGCTCTCGGGACCGGCGATTCGCCCCCTTGCCGTCTGGCTGACCTGGCAGGTCGCCCAGACGGTCGACGTTCCGATCATCGGTATGGGCGGGATCACCGACGAGAGAGACGCGATGGAGTTCTTCCTGGCCGGGGCCAGCGCGGTCCAGGTCGGCACCTCGAACTTCGTCCATCCCGACGCCGCGGTCCGGGTCGTCGACGGGCTCGAGCGCTTCCTCGCGGATCGCAACATCCCGTCGGTCCAATCGATCGTCGGTCGTCTGGAGGTACCCCGTTGA
- the pyrF gene encoding orotidine-5'-phosphate decarboxylase: MGKPHERIFVALDTPDADAARSLARDLQGLVGGFKIGLELFISTGPKLVEEIRRYDQQVFLDLKLHDIPNTVAGAARSIGRLGVQMFTVHANGGVEMMRRANAAAREGADEAGHPAPMTLAVTVLTSHDDDDLQELGWDGPCETAVGRLAGLADRAQVGGVVCSPLEVRALRERFPDQKRVVPGIRLPGGSTDDQARVATPGTAIADGADYLVIGRPIRNADDPAAAAQAIADEIARTS, translated from the coding sequence ATGGGCAAGCCTCACGAGCGGATCTTCGTCGCACTCGACACGCCCGATGCGGATGCCGCCCGCTCCCTGGCCCGCGACCTTCAGGGTCTCGTCGGTGGATTCAAGATCGGTCTGGAGCTGTTCATCTCCACCGGCCCGAAGCTGGTCGAGGAGATCCGGCGCTACGATCAGCAGGTCTTCCTGGACCTGAAGCTTCACGACATTCCCAACACCGTCGCGGGGGCCGCGCGATCGATCGGACGTCTCGGCGTCCAGATGTTCACGGTCCACGCCAATGGCGGCGTCGAGATGATGCGTCGCGCAAACGCGGCCGCACGGGAAGGCGCCGACGAAGCCGGCCACCCGGCACCGATGACTCTCGCCGTGACCGTCCTGACAAGTCACGACGATGACGACCTGCAAGAGCTCGGCTGGGACGGGCCGTGCGAGACCGCCGTCGGACGCCTCGCCGGACTTGCCGATCGGGCGCAGGTCGGTGGGGTCGTCTGCTCGCCGCTCGAGGTTCGTGCGTTGCGCGAGCGGTTCCCCGACCAGAAGCGGGTCGTACCCGGGATACGCCTGCCCGGTGGCTCCACCGACGATCAGGCGCGTGTGGCCACTCCCGGCACGGCGATAGCCGACGGCGCGGACTACCTGGTGATCGGCCGTCCGATCCGAAACGCCGACGATCCCGCAGCCGCAGCCCAGGCCATCGCGGACGAGATCGCCCGGACAAGTTAG
- a CDS encoding MBL fold metallo-hydrolase, which yields MRVTLLGTGTSTGVPVPTCCCSVCTSDDPRDNRLRPSALLEWPGASLLIDTSTDLRQQALRYRIERIDAVLYTHAHADHMLGLDELRLYNWRQKGVIPVFGNPTTLDALTQTFWYVFSDKPAESTKPEIDRRLVDRPFELLGRQIIPVPLLHGTLPILGFRIGKMAYLTDVSEIPHESYGLLNDLDTLILSALRERPHPTHLTVEQAVETAKRIGARRTLFTHMSHEVHHATIAAQLPSGIELAYDGLIVEIDDDQP from the coding sequence ATGCGAGTGACGCTTCTCGGCACCGGCACCTCGACGGGCGTTCCCGTGCCTACCTGTTGCTGTTCGGTCTGTACGTCCGACGATCCCCGGGACAACCGCCTCAGGCCGTCTGCCCTGCTCGAGTGGCCCGGCGCCAGCCTGCTCATCGATACATCGACCGACCTGCGTCAGCAGGCACTTCGATATCGGATCGAGCGGATCGACGCCGTGCTCTACACCCACGCCCACGCGGATCACATGCTGGGTCTCGACGAACTGCGACTCTACAACTGGCGTCAGAAGGGCGTGATCCCCGTGTTCGGCAACCCCACGACCCTCGACGCGCTGACGCAGACGTTCTGGTATGTCTTCAGTGACAAACCCGCCGAGAGCACGAAACCGGAGATCGATCGTCGTCTTGTGGACCGGCCGTTCGAGCTTCTCGGTCGACAGATCATTCCGGTCCCGCTCCTGCATGGCACACTCCCGATCCTGGGATTCCGGATCGGCAAGATGGCCTACCTGACCGACGTCAGCGAGATTCCGCACGAGAGCTATGGGTTGTTGAACGACCTGGACACCCTCATCCTCAGCGCCCTTCGCGAACGACCCCACCCGACCCATCTGACCGTCGAGCAGGCCGTCGAGACTGCGAAACGGATCGGCGCTCGACGCACGCTCTTCACCCACATGTCTCACGAGGTACACCACGCCACCATTGCCGCGCAATTACCCTCCGGCATCGAGTTGGCCTACGATGGTCTCATCGTGGAGATCGATGATGACCAACCCTGA
- the smc gene encoding chromosome segregation protein SMC has protein sequence MLKLERLQIAGFKSFSDRTEVTFPAGITAVVGPNGCGKSNIGDAINWVLGEQSPKNLRGRHMADVIFSGSDARKPLGMAEVSLHFNDAQGAVGGESGKLVITRKLFRSGESEYRVNGARARLKDIQELLSQGHVGARSYATIEQGRIDQILNAKPKDRRQLIEDAAGIAGYKHKRRLAEMKLDATHANLLRVNDIIVEVERSIRSLKRQAAKARRYRTLRDELRSKERVRFALRAQDLDTRLETLRGTEAAAREAEAEIAAGLGKSEVQLVEQRTEHEQLQESFRELGEATHQLELETDRSEGLVKSCVERVAEAAEAATRQRAEAKSLTERLAESEVGLEEIAARVGQSSADAERLSVQWDEQRNAVAAAETLRGEQREDVERRRQEQFSTMNEVAELRNRLTAIEEGLQRCGAQRARTESELELTGDDVERIRGESHTLDEQCSYHVDEVSRLSKALAEAESGLASIRKAHDVQSEGLNAAREAEKSAVARLNTLEDVDTRFAGVSDGVRTLIHGGPRAGVRPLGVLADYVEAQSDVEGAAEGYLRNILPTVIMQDDADVEKACDLLRREGAGRTTMISKSHPGGGAAVGHTSNGTDAFPGSLLGHPGVRGRLRERLDLKTAGNGVVGDRIGDAVLVDTLTTALMLHRQYPGVDYLTASGDVVYSSGVVATGGVEQSKNGLLAHRRKSDEARQGVEKTRAAAQQAQRENETMRQKMVALEILERETRQALDEANHKRVELEAYARRNREDGERAGRKRETLDEEIAVANREVEELSTRQAATVQEIATVEGRRRTLEHDLQQATLRSEEQEAAGQLLAEAVSALRVELASRTEQLQAAQQEKQRLQEGRDELKRRVDACHAEASAADARGEEAARLKTETDATLLQQLEERRGATERSSEMERRILELQRHLGEMDSGLKTLRDRLEAERTVTRELELERTKLESERSHLDELCIQELGVPSLDAGEPPESDEPVDLDTLDKECADIRERIERIGPVNMTAIDEFSEYEERHDFLSKQKLDLEQSMNSLRESIRRINRTSRDRFEEAFEQIRRSYQEIFKLLFNGGRADLRLEEGEDVLDCGIEIMVQPPGKRLGSVALMSGGEKALSAIALLFAVFRYQPSPFCLLDEVDAALDDANVQRFARMLKEYAKQTQFIVVTHNKLSMESADLLYGVTMEEPGVSKVMSIQLQ, from the coding sequence ATGCTCAAGCTCGAGAGACTGCAGATTGCCGGTTTCAAGTCGTTCAGCGACCGGACCGAAGTGACGTTTCCTGCGGGGATCACCGCCGTGGTGGGTCCCAACGGATGTGGCAAGTCCAACATCGGCGACGCCATCAACTGGGTCCTCGGCGAGCAGAGCCCAAAAAATCTCCGTGGCCGTCATATGGCAGACGTCATCTTCAGCGGAAGCGATGCTCGAAAGCCGCTGGGAATGGCCGAGGTGTCGTTGCATTTCAACGACGCACAGGGTGCCGTCGGCGGCGAGTCCGGGAAGCTGGTCATCACCCGTAAGCTCTTCCGCAGTGGAGAAAGCGAGTACCGCGTCAACGGCGCACGGGCCCGACTGAAAGATATCCAGGAGCTTCTCTCGCAGGGACACGTCGGTGCGCGCAGTTACGCGACCATCGAGCAGGGCCGAATCGACCAGATCCTCAACGCGAAGCCGAAGGATCGACGTCAGCTGATCGAGGACGCGGCCGGCATCGCCGGCTACAAACACAAGCGTCGCCTCGCCGAGATGAAGCTGGATGCGACCCACGCCAATCTGCTGAGAGTCAACGACATCATCGTCGAGGTCGAGCGATCGATTCGGTCGCTCAAGCGACAGGCGGCCAAGGCACGTCGCTATCGCACGCTCCGCGACGAGTTGCGTTCGAAAGAGCGGGTTCGCTTCGCACTGCGCGCCCAGGACCTCGACACCCGACTTGAAACGCTGCGAGGCACGGAAGCTGCTGCCCGTGAGGCCGAGGCGGAGATCGCCGCCGGGCTTGGCAAGTCGGAAGTTCAGCTCGTCGAACAGCGTACGGAACACGAACAACTACAAGAGAGTTTTCGTGAACTCGGTGAGGCCACGCACCAGCTGGAACTTGAGACGGATCGCAGCGAAGGATTGGTCAAGAGTTGTGTCGAGCGCGTCGCGGAGGCGGCAGAGGCCGCGACACGTCAGCGCGCCGAGGCCAAGAGCCTGACGGAACGTCTCGCCGAGTCCGAGGTTGGACTCGAAGAGATCGCCGCCCGGGTCGGTCAGTCTTCCGCCGATGCCGAGCGTCTTTCCGTCCAGTGGGACGAGCAACGCAACGCCGTTGCCGCCGCCGAGACGCTCAGGGGTGAGCAACGGGAAGACGTCGAACGCCGACGACAGGAACAGTTCAGCACGATGAACGAGGTCGCCGAGTTGCGAAACCGGCTGACCGCTATCGAGGAGGGCTTGCAGCGCTGCGGAGCGCAGCGTGCCCGAACCGAATCGGAGCTGGAGCTGACCGGCGACGACGTCGAACGCATCCGTGGTGAGTCGCACACGCTCGACGAGCAGTGCAGCTATCACGTGGACGAGGTCAGTCGACTCTCGAAGGCGCTGGCCGAGGCGGAGAGTGGCCTCGCCTCGATACGGAAGGCCCACGACGTTCAGTCCGAGGGGCTGAACGCCGCACGGGAGGCCGAGAAGTCTGCCGTCGCCCGCCTGAACACGCTGGAAGACGTGGACACCCGATTCGCCGGTGTCTCGGATGGCGTGCGGACGTTGATCCACGGTGGCCCCCGAGCGGGAGTTCGTCCGCTGGGGGTGCTTGCCGATTACGTCGAGGCCCAGAGCGACGTCGAGGGTGCGGCCGAGGGTTACCTGCGCAACATCCTGCCGACCGTCATCATGCAGGACGACGCGGACGTGGAGAAGGCCTGTGATCTGCTTCGTCGGGAAGGCGCCGGGCGCACCACGATGATCAGCAAGTCCCATCCGGGAGGCGGCGCGGCCGTCGGTCACACGAGCAACGGGACCGACGCCTTTCCAGGTAGCCTCCTGGGTCATCCCGGAGTTCGTGGGCGGCTCCGCGAGCGACTTGACCTGAAGACCGCGGGGAACGGGGTCGTCGGCGATCGAATCGGCGATGCGGTGCTTGTCGATACGCTGACGACGGCGCTGATGCTGCATCGTCAATATCCGGGTGTCGATTACCTGACCGCGTCCGGAGATGTCGTCTACTCATCGGGCGTCGTCGCCACCGGTGGTGTCGAACAGAGCAAGAACGGTCTGTTGGCCCATCGTCGTAAGTCCGACGAGGCGCGGCAGGGTGTAGAGAAGACACGGGCCGCCGCACAACAGGCACAGCGAGAGAACGAGACCATGCGCCAGAAGATGGTCGCGCTGGAGATCCTCGAACGGGAGACCCGTCAGGCGCTGGACGAGGCAAATCACAAGCGCGTCGAGTTGGAGGCCTACGCCCGTCGTAACCGGGAGGACGGCGAGCGCGCAGGGCGCAAGCGGGAGACCCTCGACGAGGAGATCGCCGTCGCCAATCGCGAGGTCGAAGAGTTGAGCACCCGGCAGGCCGCGACCGTCCAGGAGATTGCGACGGTTGAGGGTCGGCGACGGACTCTCGAACACGATTTGCAACAGGCGACGCTTCGATCCGAGGAGCAGGAGGCGGCAGGGCAGCTTCTGGCGGAGGCCGTCAGCGCGCTGCGTGTCGAGCTTGCGTCGCGTACCGAGCAACTCCAGGCTGCCCAGCAGGAGAAGCAGCGGCTCCAGGAAGGCCGCGACGAGTTGAAGCGTCGCGTTGACGCCTGTCACGCCGAGGCCAGCGCCGCCGATGCTCGCGGGGAAGAGGCCGCGCGTCTGAAGACCGAGACCGATGCCACACTACTCCAACAACTCGAGGAGCGTCGTGGGGCCACGGAACGTTCGTCGGAGATGGAACGACGGATCCTGGAGCTTCAGCGTCATCTCGGAGAGATGGACAGCGGGCTGAAGACCCTCCGCGATCGCCTCGAGGCCGAGCGGACGGTGACCCGGGAACTCGAACTCGAGCGAACGAAGCTGGAGTCGGAACGCTCGCATCTGGACGAACTCTGCATCCAGGAGCTCGGCGTCCCAAGTCTCGATGCGGGCGAACCGCCAGAGAGCGACGAGCCCGTGGACCTGGATACCCTCGACAAGGAGTGTGCCGACATACGCGAGAGGATCGAGCGTATCGGACCGGTCAACATGACGGCCATCGACGAGTTCTCGGAATACGAGGAGCGTCACGACTTCCTCAGCAAGCAGAAATTGGACCTCGAGCAGTCGATGAACTCGCTACGCGAGTCGATTCGACGCATCAATCGCACCTCCCGCGATCGATTCGAGGAGGCCTTCGAGCAGATTCGCAGGTCCTACCAGGAGATCTTCAAGCTGCTGTTCAACGGTGGACGGGCGGACCTGAGACTCGAGGAAGGCGAGGATGTGTTGGATTGCGGGATCGAGATCATGGTGCAGCCACCCGGGAAGCGACTCGGCTCGGTCGCGCTGATGTCCGGTGGCGAGAAGGCGCTGTCGGCGATCGCGTTGCTGTTCGCGGTGTTCCGCTACCAGCCGTCACCGTTCTGTCTGCTGGATGAGGTCGACGCTGCGCTGGACGACGCAAACGTTCAGCGGTTCGCACGGATGCTGAAGGAATATGCGAAGCAGACCCAGTTCATCGTGGTGACTCACAACAAGCTCTCGATGGAGTCGGCGGATCTACTCTACGGCGTCACGATGGAAGAGCCTGGCGTGTCGAAGGTGATGTCGATTCAGCTTCAGTAG
- a CDS encoding polyprenyl synthetase family protein — MSNLVSMGKAERLLIEPFSTPPTIIGLIADDLARVEVMFRDQLASPVRIVDEIGGFVAESGGKRVRPTLHLLCTRMCGYEGEHQVALATVLEFIHSATLIHDDILDEAETRRGAPSANRRWGNNVSVLFGDYLFAKAMEMALQAGSLQVMKKLADVTLRMTEGEMLQTRYVGRLDLTTDEYLDLVERKTAALFGCCCELAGLLSGMDDDRLVALRRYGTDLGMAFQLVDDLLDFTGEAERMGKPVASDLSEGKATLAVLDLLSQGQPEVRDVAQRIVDGLPAEAPEFARFTDWLRERGAIERTHARARRFAASALDQLRGFPEGPAKDALTALPDMLLFRDR; from the coding sequence TTGAGCAATTTGGTCAGCATGGGAAAAGCCGAGCGGCTGCTGATCGAGCCCTTCAGTACCCCCCCCACCATCATCGGACTGATCGCTGACGACCTTGCCCGTGTCGAGGTCATGTTCCGGGACCAACTGGCGTCGCCGGTCCGGATCGTCGATGAGATCGGTGGCTTTGTCGCCGAGAGTGGCGGTAAGCGGGTCCGACCCACGTTGCACCTGCTCTGTACGCGGATGTGCGGTTACGAGGGAGAGCATCAGGTCGCGCTGGCGACGGTGCTGGAGTTCATCCACTCCGCCACGCTGATCCACGACGATATCCTCGATGAGGCCGAGACCCGTCGTGGGGCTCCGTCGGCCAATCGTCGTTGGGGAAACAACGTCAGCGTCCTGTTCGGCGACTACCTGTTCGCCAAGGCGATGGAGATGGCGCTGCAGGCCGGCAGCCTGCAGGTCATGAAGAAGCTCGCGGACGTCACCCTGCGCATGACGGAAGGGGAGATGCTTCAGACACGCTACGTGGGGCGTCTGGACCTGACGACCGACGAATACCTCGACCTGGTCGAACGAAAGACGGCGGCGCTCTTCGGTTGTTGTTGCGAACTCGCCGGCCTGCTGTCCGGGATGGACGACGACCGGTTGGTCGCCCTCAGGCGATACGGGACCGATCTGGGAATGGCCTTCCAGCTGGTGGACGATCTGCTTGACTTCACCGGTGAAGCCGAGCGGATGGGTAAACCGGTGGCCAGTGACCTCTCGGAAGGCAAGGCGACGCTGGCGGTGCTGGACCTGCTCTCCCAGGGCCAACCGGAAGTCCGGGATGTCGCCCAGCGGATCGTGGACGGCCTGCCCGCCGAGGCTCCGGAGTTCGCCCGCTTCACCGACTGGTTGAGGGAGCGCGGTGCCATCGAGCGCACCCACGCCCGGGCCCGCCGCTTCGCGGCGTCGGCCCTCGATCAGCTTCGGGGCTTTCCCGAGGGCCCCGCCAAGGACGCCCTGACGGCCTTGCCCGACATGTTGCTGTTCCGCGACCGCTAG
- a CDS encoding outer membrane lipoprotein carrier protein LolA, whose protein sequence is MKVLLAGLLILPCLSGAFAADPPPAGSAADHLAGLQRWLDERPHLHASFRQSLVSGALGTGLVESGELWLRRPGQMRWEYRDPEYKLALVVDRRTWLYLQEDQQLILGLLDDEASLLPRLLASETRLQSLFVATPMDLLEGDDGLGILLLPSGVDEAFEEVRLVLDPRTFAVREARITDSGGNRMLYTFEGWEPDPGSSDPQFRFEPPAGTEVVGSHEP, encoded by the coding sequence TTGAAAGTTCTTCTTGCCGGCCTCCTGATCCTCCCCTGTCTTTCGGGGGCCTTCGCGGCGGATCCGCCCCCCGCAGGATCGGCCGCCGATCATCTGGCCGGGTTGCAACGATGGCTCGATGAGCGGCCCCACCTGCACGCATCCTTTCGCCAATCGTTGGTCTCCGGGGCCCTGGGAACCGGACTCGTGGAGTCCGGGGAACTGTGGCTTCGCCGTCCCGGACAGATGCGTTGGGAGTATCGCGATCCCGAATACAAACTGGCGCTGGTGGTCGATCGCCGCACCTGGCTCTACCTCCAGGAAGATCAGCAGTTGATCCTGGGGTTGCTGGATGACGAGGCCTCGCTCCTCCCACGGCTCCTGGCCTCGGAGACACGGTTGCAGAGCCTGTTCGTCGCCACGCCGATGGACCTCCTGGAGGGGGACGACGGGCTGGGTATCCTGTTACTCCCGTCGGGCGTCGACGAGGCGTTCGAGGAGGTCCGGTTGGTCCTCGATCCAAGGACCTTTGCGGTCCGGGAGGCACGGATCACCGACTCCGGCGGCAACCGGATGCTCTACACGTTTGAGGGCTGGGAGCCGGACCCGGGGAGCAGTGATCCGCAGTTCCGTTTCGAGCCCCCGGCCGGGACCGAGGTCGTCGGAAGCCACGAGCCGTGA